The window CGGCGATCTGGCCGGGCCGGCGGCGGAACGTCTCGGCGAGGATGTCGAGACGGTTCCAGGGCGCCACCACCACGTTGTCGGCGGCGTTCGGCACCTGCCCCAGCGAGCCGAGCGTCACGTGCGGCGCCTCGCGCGGCCCGAGCCCTTCGAGCCCGGGGTGATAGCTCAGGAGGGCCCCGTCGATCCAGCCGTGATAGTGGCCTTCGAACTTGAGGACGAGAGGGCGTCCCGTGGAGGCGCGGGCCAGCCGATGGGCGAGCTGCACGACCTCGCTCCCGCTCGAGCTGAACGCCACCCGCTCGGCGCAGGGGACGATGCGCTGGAGGCGCTCGGCGACCGCGATTTCGAGCTCGTGCTGGGCCCCGTAGGAGAGCGGCCGCTCGGCGGCCCGGCGCACGGCCTCCACGTGCGCCGGATGGGCGTAGCCGAGGATCATCGGACCCCAGGCGAGACTGTAATCGATGTACTCGTGGCCGTCGACGTCCGTGAGGCGAGGCCCTTGGCCTCCCGTGAAGTAGAGCGGGACCGGGGCCTTGGCCCGGATCGGGCTCGAGACCCCGCCCGCCAGCGATTGCCGAGCGCGCTGGAGCAGCGCCCGCGAGCGATCCCAGGTGCGACTCATCGACCGCCTCCCTTGGGTGTCCGATCTGCCCCGGCCATCCCGGGCGGCGAGGCCTCCCTCACCAACCCGTCGCCCAGCCGTTCCGGCGTGGGTCGGCACCGCCCAGCAGCCAGCCGGTTCGCCGGTCCCGCATCACCGCCTGCACGCCGCCGACGCGCATCGACCAGGCCCCGAGCGGCTCGAGGGCGTAGCCGCGCTCGACGAGGTCCCGCCGTGTCGCCTCGGGCACCCGCGACTCGACGCGCAGGGTCGCGGCCGGGAGCGGGTCGATGGCCTCGTCGGCCCACCGGAACCGGGGGGCGCCGATGGCGTCCTGGATGTTGAGGCCGAAGTCGAGCATATTGGCGACCACCTGCACCGTGGTGACGAGGATGCCGTAGCTGCCGGGCGTCCCCACCGTCGCCCAGAATTCGCCGTCCCGGAAGAGGTGGAGCGGGGCCACCGGCCACTCGTGCTTTTTCCGGGGCTGGAGCACGTTCGGGTGCCCGGGCGTCGAGCTGGTCCAGTGGAGCGCGTTGTTGAGGGCGATGCCGGTCCCGCGGGCGACCACGCCGCTGCCGAAGCCTCCGCCGAGGCTGTGGGTGATGCTGACGGCCAGGCCGCTCGCGTCGCAGGCCGCGAGGTGTGTCGTCGACGCCGTCCGCGCGCCCCCGTCGGTGGCGCTCCGGGTCGGCGCCGCCGGCTCGCCCGGCCGGCGCTCGAGACGCGCGCGCATCTCGGCCCGCAGCTCCTGGGTCCGCCCGGCGCCGAGCAGGCGCTCGACCGGCACCGACACGAAGGCGGGATCGCCGACGAACCGGTCAGTGTCCATGCGGGCCGCGCGTGATGCCTCGGCGACGATGGCGAGGTGGTCGGGCCCGAGGTGCGGCAGGCCGCCGAGCTCCCACCCGGCCATGCCGTTCAGCGTCTCCAGGATCTGAATCCCGCTCGAGGGAGGCGGCGGCGCGAAGACCTGGACGCCGCGATACGTCGTCACCAGCGGCTCGCTCCACGCGAGCGTGGCCGGATACGCCTCGAGATCGCCGAGTGTCACGAGCCCGCCGAGCGTCGCCAGGTCGCGGGTGATCGCCTCCGCCAGGGCGCCTTCGTAGAAGGCGGCGATCCCCTCCCGCGCGATCGTGCGGAAGCTCGCCGCCAGGTCCGGCTGGACCAGTGCCATCCCGACGTCGGGGGGACGTCCCCCGTGGAGGTAGACCCGGGCTGCCTCCGGGTTCAGGCGCTCCCAGTGCTCGTCGAACATCTGCCGGTCGAAGACCGTCATCGGGACGCCGCCCTCGGCCAGCTCGATGGCGGGCTCGAGCGCGTCGGCCAGCGACACGGTGCCGTGGTCGGCGAGGACGCGGGCCCAGCCGGCCAGGTTCCCCGGCACGGCGACCGACAGGGGCCCGCGATCCCGCGCGGTCTGCGAGAGCTTCGCCGGGCTGGCTCCGTCCGGTGCCCGCCCGAGGAAGTCGAGGACGCGGGGCGTTCGCCCTGGCGCCGAGAGCATGAGGACGCCGCAGCCGGCCATCCCGGACATGTACGGCTCGACCACCCCGATGGCAGCCGCAGCCGCCACGATCGCGTCGACCGCGTTGCCGCCGCGGGCGAGCATCCGGAGCCCCGCCTGGGTGGCCAGGGGGTTCGCGGTCGCCACCATGCCGCGGCGCCCCAGCGCCACGGGCCGGAGTCCGAACTTGTTGGCATAGCTCTCGTGCGCCATGGCGTCCTCTCCTCCGCGGAGTTCAGGTCACGGGGCTCGGCGAGGTCTCCCGGAGCATCGTCAGCGGCACGCAGGCCAGCCCCACGCCGGCCAGCACGGCGTAGAGGGCGAGAGGCGACGCCCAGGCCAGGATCGATGTCGCGAGCACGGGGCCGATGAACGCCGCGCCGATACGCGCCGAGTTGACGAGCCCGATCGCCTGCCCCCCACCATACTGGACGATTCGCGTCGCCACCAGGGGGAACACGGGGGCGATGCACAGCACCTGGAGGAACCGCACGAACGTGTACAGGCCGGCCGAGCCGACGGCGGCCAGGGCGGCCAGGCAGAGCGATGATGTCACCATGAGCGCGGTGACCAGGCGCCGCTCGGCGAACGCCTCGGCCAGGCGCGGGGTCGCGAGTGAGCCGAGGGCCGCCGCGGCGCCCGAGGCGAAGGCGACGACACCGGCCATCTGGAGCGTGTCGGAATCCGGCACGCCGAGCCCGGGCAGGATCTGGGGCAGGATCGAGGTCAGAAAGAAGATCTGGGTCGAGCCGACGAGCACGATGAAGACGGCGACCGCCACGTCGCGGACGGGCAGGCGTCCCTCGCGCGGCCGGGCCCTCAGGACGTCGACGGGGATGACCACGCCCCAGCGGACCAGGCTGCCACACCCGACCAGGATCAGCCCCCCGATGACGAACGAGGTGCGGAAGCCGATCGAGGCGGCCGTGACCGCCCCCGCCAGGGGCCCGATCACCTGGCCGACGGTCATGGCCGATTGGACCGCGGCGACCTCCCGGCGCACCGCGCTGCCGTCGGACGAGCGGCCGGCCATCATGAACGCGAAGGTGGAGGCGGCACCCATGAAGCCCAGGACGAGCCGCGCCAGAAACAGCTCGACCAGTGTCCGCGCGATCGCCATGCCGAAGAAGCCGACGGCCTGCAGGAGCTGGGTCCACAGGTAGTAGGTCTTCGGATTGCCGTCGGCCGACAGCCGTGCCCACGCGGGCGACGTGACGACGGTGACCAGGGAGCTGATCCCGAGGATCCACCCCGTCCACCAGAGTGTCGTCACCGGGTCCAGCGTGCTGATCGCCTGAACGTGGAACGGCAGGCTCACGAAGACGAACGACCAGGCGAAGCTGCCCAGGAACATGGCGACGGGAAGGACGCGGAGTCCCGAACCCGCCACGGGACCGCGGGTCAATTCACCCTGGAGGGGAGCGGCGGAGCTCCGCCCCCAGACCCCCCCACCACATTCATTGCGCAGTGGGAGGCGAGGATCGCTGGTGGGCGGCCGGTCATCGCACGAGCCAGGTGGCGAGCGCCAGGAACAGCCCCATCGAGACGACGTCGGTCGCGGTCGTCAGGAAGATGCTGGAGGCGGTGGCCGGATCCGCCCCGAGCCTCTGGAGCGTGAGCGGCACCACCGCGCCGCATACGCCGCTCACGACACAGCTCCCGATCATCGCCAGCAGCACGACGATGCCGAGGATCACCGCGTGCGGGTTCTGCTGCGCGACCGCCACCACCAGCATCCCGGCCCCGGCGGTCATCCCCACCAGGGCGCCGTTCAAGAGCCCGAGGAAAGCCTCTTTGAGGACGAGGACCTTTCCCTTGCCGATCCGGAGCTCGCCCAGCGTCAGGCCTCGGAGCGTCACGGCCAGGGCCTGGCAGCCGGTGTTGCCCGACTGCCCGGCCAGAACCGGGAGGAACACGGCGAGGATCACCAGCCGATCGATCGTGGACTGGAATGTGCCCACGACGGCGGCGGCCAGGAACGCCGTCAACAGGTTGAGCTGGAGCCAGGGGTGGCGGAACTTGAGGCTGCGCCACCACGGGGTGACCAGGCGCTCCTCCTTCTCGACGCCGACCATGCTGCCCGGCTGGGCGCTCAACTCGAGGGCCTGCTGCTCGAAGAGCGTCTGGCCGCGGATGATGCCGACCAGCCGCCCGTCCGTGTCGCACACGGGATAGACGGGATAGTGTCGCTTGAGGACCTCCCGCATGGCATCCAGGAGCGACATCTCCGGACGCAGGAAGAACGGGTTCGGGAGCATGACCTCCCGGATCCGCCGGTCGTCGTCGGCGAAGAGTAGCTCCCGGAAGACGAGGATGCCCAGGAGCCGCCCGCCGGGGTCGGTCACGAAGCCGTAGGTGATGAACGCCTTCCGCACGAGCTCCCGCAGCCGGTTCACCGTCTGCTTTACGGTCAGATCCGGGCCGAAGATGGCGAGCGGGTGCTCCATCAGCCGGCCGACCGTGTCTTCCGGATACGCGTGGTTCCGTACCCACTGCCCGCCGCGCTCCGGCGGCGCCGTCTCGAGGATGCGGCGGCGGCGCTCCTCCGGGAACTCCCACAGGATCTCGACCGCGACCGTCGGGATCTGCATGGCGAGCACCTGGACGACCACCTCGTCCGGCTCGGGCTCGAGGAGCTGGTAGGCCTCGTAGGGCCCGCGCTGCAGCACCTCGGCGTGGAGGCGCGTGATCGGGCTATCGTCGCCCGATGCCGGCGTCCGCGTCATGGAGGCGTGGGTCTCTGGCATAGCGTGGCTCCCGTTCAGCGGTGTCGGCTCACTCCTCACGCTCCGCGAGCGTCGCTCCGGCCGCCCGCCGTGTCACCCAGAAATGGTCGGGCCGGCGGCTCAGCCGTTCGGCCAGGAGCCGCTCGGCCCGCGCCACCTCACCGGCCCGGAAGCACGCCTCCAGCAGGGTGTCGTGGAAGACATCCCGCTGCGCGCGGCTTCCGCCCAGTTCCCTGATCCGCGGGCCGAGAGGCTCGATCCGCTCGATGGTGCGCCGATAGTCCCCGGCCGCGAACGCGTGGCATCCCTCGATCAGGGGCACGGCGAGGCCGGCCGTCAGGCCGGCCGGATCCCTGGCTGTGCGCTCGCGCAGCCGCGCGAGCTGGCGGTCGGCCGTCGCCCAGTCACCTCCGGCGGCCAGAGCCATGCCGAGGTGCACGACGTGGAACAGGAGGCCCTGCCGGTCCAGACGCTGGCGCGCGATCTCGACGAACGGGCGCCAGCGCTCGCCGACCGGGATCCCGCAGAGCTCGAGCCGCCACAGAAGCGAGATCGAGTCGTGAAGCTCGCCGGCCAGCGAGGACGGGGCGCGCTCGAAGACGCTCCGCGCGAGCCGGTCGGCGCGCGCGTAGTCACCGGCCGCGAGGTGCAGGAGCGCGAGGTGCCAGAGCAGGTGGCCGCGGAACCACCCGAGGCCGCGGCAGGGATGGATCGCGGCCGGGAGCCGGCTGAGTCCGGCGTCGAACGTGCCGGTCTCGTAGAGACCGTGGGCCAGCGCGTGGACGGCCCAGGCGTCCCGCGGGTTCCGGGCGATCGCGGCCTCGGCGGCCCGCATGGCTTCGGGGAACCGGTCGTGCTCCTCGAGCGCGAAGGCGTGGAGTCCCAGGAGGAAGGACGTCTCCGGGGAGTGGGGCAGCAGGGTCGAGGTGAGCTCGAGCATCTCGGGGAAGCGGCCCTGCCAGAACCAGATGAAGTAGAGGCGCTGGGCCACGACGAGGTCCCGGGGGAAGGCCGCGAGATGCGCGCGCATCGTCCGCTCCGCGTCGGGCAGCCGGCCGCCGACCAGGTGCGCCAGGGCCTCGACGTGCCCCCGCTCCCGCTCGGTCACGCCGGCCGCCGCCGCTCGCGCGGTCTCGAGGGCCGCCCGCGCCTCGGCGAAGCGCTCGTCGAAGAAGAGGCAGACTCCGACGCCGGCGTGGGCCAGGGCGAGCCCCGGGTCGTGCGCGGCCGCCGTCTGGAACAGCCCGAGGGCCTGGTCTTCCCAGCCGAGCAGTGCCGTCACCGCGCGGTCGTAGGTCTCGGCGGCGGTGGCGGACGCCGCCGAGAGGGGGAGACCGTGGGCGTCGCGGCGCATGCCGCGTATGTTAACAGACGGTGCCCGCGCAGTGGCCCAGGAACTCGACGGCGCGCCGCTCCGCCCACGAGCTCGCGCGCCCGCGCCACCGGCCGTCGATGAACCCCGCGTGCCCGCCTCGCCGCGGGACCTCGACCCGGACCGCCGCCGGCAGGGTGGTCGGATCGGGCAGAGACTCGGCCGGGACCAGCGGATCGTCGAGGGCGTTGATCAGGAGGGTCGGCCGCCGGATCCGGCCGAGATACGGGCCCGAGCTGGCCCGCGTCCAGTAGTCCCGCTCGTCGGCGAAGCCGTGGAGCGGCGCCGTCACCGCGCGATCGTACTCGGCGAAGGTCCGGGCGCGCCGGACGGCCGTGAGGTCGACGAAGCCCGGGTACACGTCCGCCTTCAGCCGGACCTTCCGGCGGAGCGTGCGCAGGAAGTTCGCCGTGTAGACCACGCGCGCCAGGCCGCGGTCGAGGCGGCGCGCGCAGGAGGCGAGATCGAAGGGGACC of the Candidatus Methylomirabilota bacterium genome contains:
- a CDS encoding magnesium transporter, which produces MPETHASMTRTPASGDDSPITRLHAEVLQRGPYEAYQLLEPEPDEVVVQVLAMQIPTVAVEILWEFPEERRRRILETAPPERGGQWVRNHAYPEDTVGRLMEHPLAIFGPDLTVKQTVNRLRELVRKAFITYGFVTDPGGRLLGILVFRELLFADDDRRIREVMLPNPFFLRPEMSLLDAMREVLKRHYPVYPVCDTDGRLVGIIRGQTLFEQQALELSAQPGSMVGVEKEERLVTPWWRSLKFRHPWLQLNLLTAFLAAAVVGTFQSTIDRLVILAVFLPVLAGQSGNTGCQALAVTLRGLTLGELRIGKGKVLVLKEAFLGLLNGALVGMTAGAGMLVVAVAQQNPHAVILGIVVLLAMIGSCVVSGVCGAVVPLTLQRLGADPATASSIFLTTATDVVSMGLFLALATWLVR
- a CDS encoding gamma-glutamyltransferase family protein, whose protein sequence is MAHESYANKFGLRPVALGRRGMVATANPLATQAGLRMLARGGNAVDAIVAAAAAIGVVEPYMSGMAGCGVLMLSAPGRTPRVLDFLGRAPDGASPAKLSQTARDRGPLSVAVPGNLAGWARVLADHGTVSLADALEPAIELAEGGVPMTVFDRQMFDEHWERLNPEAARVYLHGGRPPDVGMALVQPDLAASFRTIAREGIAAFYEGALAEAITRDLATLGGLVTLGDLEAYPATLAWSEPLVTTYRGVQVFAPPPPSSGIQILETLNGMAGWELGGLPHLGPDHLAIVAEASRAARMDTDRFVGDPAFVSVPVERLLGAGRTQELRAEMRARLERRPGEPAAPTRSATDGGARTASTTHLAACDASGLAVSITHSLGGGFGSGVVARGTGIALNNALHWTSSTPGHPNVLQPRKKHEWPVAPLHLFRDGEFWATVGTPGSYGILVTTVQVVANMLDFGLNIQDAIGAPRFRWADEAIDPLPAATLRVESRVPEATRRDLVERGYALEPLGAWSMRVGGVQAVMRDRRTGWLLGGADPRRNGWATGW
- a CDS encoding MFS transporter, with protein sequence MAGSGLRVLPVAMFLGSFAWSFVFVSLPFHVQAISTLDPVTTLWWTGWILGISSLVTVVTSPAWARLSADGNPKTYYLWTQLLQAVGFFGMAIARTLVELFLARLVLGFMGAASTFAFMMAGRSSDGSAVRREVAAVQSAMTVGQVIGPLAGAVTAASIGFRTSFVIGGLILVGCGSLVRWGVVIPVDVLRARPREGRLPVRDVAVAVFIVLVGSTQIFFLTSILPQILPGLGVPDSDTLQMAGVVAFASGAAAALGSLATPRLAEAFAERRLVTALMVTSSLCLAALAAVGSAGLYTFVRFLQVLCIAPVFPLVATRIVQYGGGQAIGLVNSARIGAAFIGPVLATSILAWASPLALYAVLAGVGLACVPLTMLRETSPSPVT